A stretch of DNA from Acidimicrobiales bacterium:
GCGCTCCGGCCGACGCGCGTCGTGCGGAGCGGCGCCGAGGGCCGCGCCCTCGTCCCCGCCCTCGCCATGACTGGGGCCTTCCAGCTCGCCTTCGGAACCTTGCTCGCAGTGGGGATCGCGCTGTGACCGAGGGGTCACGGCGCTGCGGCGAACGCCTCGACGAGCGCCGCGAAGGCCGCCGGCTGCTCGAAGGGGACGGCGTGCCCGGCGCCCTCGACGACGGAGAGGGTCGCGTTCGGGCCGATCGCCGCCGCCATGCGCTCGCCGATGGCCACGAACTTGGCGTCGAGCCGGCCCGCGCACACGAGGACGGGCATCTCGAGCTCGCCGAGGCGGTCCCACCACGACGGCTGGCTCCCCGTCCCGAGGACCCGCAGCGCGCTGGCGAGCGCGGCCGGGTCGTTCTCCCGGCGCGACGCCAGGTCGGCCGCCCCGTCGTCGAGGTGCGCGAAGAGCGGTCCCGCGAGCCACGCCTCGAGGAAGGGCTCGAGCCCTCCCGCCTCGAGGCGGGCCGCGAGCGCCTCGTCGGCGGCGCGCCGGGCGCTGCGCTCCTCGGCCGTCGCGAGGCCGGGCGAGGCGGAGACGAGGACGAGGCGCTCGACGCGCTCGGGCTCGGCGAGCGCGAGCGCGAGGCAGACGCGCCCGCCGAGGGAGTAGCCGACGTAGACCGAGCGCCCGCAGGTCGCGCCGAGGGCCGCGGCCGCCGCCTCCAGGCTGCCCACCGCCGTGGCGGCCGAGCGCCCGTGGTAGGGGAGGTCGACGGTGACGACCTCGTGGCGCTCGCCGAGCAGCTCGGCGAGCGGCCGCCAGGAGCGGCCCGTCTGCGTGAAGCCGTGGACGAGCGCGAGGCGCGTGCCCGCACCCGTGCTCACTGCGTGGAGCGGGCCGGGCGTCGCGTCGTCGCGAGGCACCATCGCCGGTGACGCTACAGGCCACCTTCGCCGCGACGCTCGTCGACGAGTGGGTGCGCGCCGGCGTGCGCCACGCCGTGGTCGCGCCCGGCTCGCGCTCGGCGCCGCTCGCCGTCGCGCTCTTGGCCGACGGACGCATCGCCGTGCACGTGCGGCTCGACGAGCGCTCCGCGGCCTACTTCGCCCTCGGGATCGGTCTCGCGTCGGGCGTCCCGGCCGTGGTCGTCACGACGAGTGGCACGGCGGCGGCGGAGTGCCACCCGGCCGTCCTCGAGGCCGACCTCGCGGCGGTGCCGCTCATCGTCTGCACGGCGGACCGCCCGCCGCGCCTGCACGGCGTCGCCGCGCCCCAGACGCTCGACCAGACGAAGCTGTTCGGCGCCGCGGTGCGCTGCTTCGTCGAGCCGGGAGTCCCGGCCGCCCTGCCGCCGTCCGCGTGGCGCTCGATCGGGAGCCGGCTCGTCGCCGAGGCGACCGGGTCGCCGCCGGGACCCGTCCACGCCAACCTCGCCTTCGACGAGCCGCTGGCCGGGGTCGCCGAGGAGCTGCCACCGGGGAGGCCGGACGGCGAGCCGTGGCACCGACGCGTCGCCGGCAGGCGCCTGTCGCCCGAGGCCCTCGCCGCGGCGCGCCGCGCGCTGGCCGGCGCGAGCCGGGGGATCGTCGTCGCGGGCGCGGGGCTCGCCGACGCGCGGGAGGCGGTCGCGGCCCTCGCCGCGGCACGCGGCTGGCCGGTGCTCGCCGAGCCGCGAGCCTTCCCCCGCTCCGGCCCGCTTCGAGGCGAGGTCGTCGTCGGGGCCTTCGACGCGCTCGCGCGCGCTCGCGTGCTGCGGGAGCGGCTCGCGCCCGACCTCGTCGTGCAGCTCGGCGCGCCGCCCGCCTCCAAGGCGCTCCAGACCTGGCTCGAGGAGCTCGCCGGGAGCACCTGCCGGCTCGTCGTCGTCGACGCGCACGGCCGGTTCCTCGACCCGGCGCGCCTCGCCTCGCTCGTGATCGCGGCCGACCCGGGCGAGCTGTGCGGCGCGCTCGCTGCCGAGGACGCGCCGGGGCGCTGCGCCGACCCCGGCTGGGCGGCGGCGTGGGCACGCGCCGATGCGGCCGCCGCGGCGGCGATCGACGCGGAGCTCGCCCGCGAGGAGCGGCTGAGCGAGCCGGCGATCGCTCGCCGCCTCGTCGCCGCGCTGCCCGCCGGGGCGACCCTCGTCGCGTCGTCGTCGATGCCGGTGCGCGAGCTCGAGTGGTTCGGTGCCGCGCGCCCGG
This window harbors:
- the menH gene encoding 2-succinyl-6-hydroxy-2,4-cyclohexadiene-1-carboxylate synthase is translated as MVPRDDATPGPLHAVSTGAGTRLALVHGFTQTGRSWRPLAELLGERHEVVTVDLPYHGRSAATAVGSLEAAAAALGATCGRSVYVGYSLGGRVCLALALAEPERVERLVLVSASPGLATAEERSARRAADEALAARLEAGGLEPFLEAWLAGPLFAHLDDGAADLASRRENDPAALASALRVLGTGSQPSWWDRLGELEMPVLVCAGRLDAKFVAIGERMAAAIGPNATLSVVEGAGHAVPFEQPAAFAALVEAFAAAP
- the menD gene encoding 2-succinyl-5-enolpyruvyl-6-hydroxy-3-cyclohexene-1-carboxylic-acid synthase, whose amino-acid sequence is MTLQATFAATLVDEWVRAGVRHAVVAPGSRSAPLAVALLADGRIAVHVRLDERSAAYFALGIGLASGVPAVVVTTSGTAAAECHPAVLEADLAAVPLIVCTADRPPRLHGVAAPQTLDQTKLFGAAVRCFVEPGVPAALPPSAWRSIGSRLVAEATGSPPGPVHANLAFDEPLAGVAEELPPGRPDGEPWHRRVAGRRLSPEALAAARRALAGASRGIVVAGAGLADAREAVAALAAARGWPVLAEPRAFPRSGPLRGEVVVGAFDALARARVLRERLAPDLVVQLGAPPASKALQTWLEELAGSTCRLVVVDAHGRFLDPARLASLVIAADPGELCGALAAEDAPGRCADPGWAAAWARADAAAAAAIDAELAREERLSEPAIARRLVAALPAGATLVASSSMPVRELEWFGAARPGAPRVLSNRGANGIDGVTSTTLGVAAATAGPVFGLLGDLAFLHDLSALVWGVHEEVPQATLVVVDNGGGAIFSFLEHASVLDAPTFERGLATPQRPDVATVARALGCSVREATSLDGLEAALEASRSTPGVSVVLVRVAREATLGAHRALDAVVASAVEAALA